Part of the Virgibacillus necropolis genome, CGGCACCCTCTGAAAAAGTATTTGTCGTTACAGAATCAGAAAGAGGAGCACCAATATCAAACATGCTTAGCTTTTCACGCCCTAACAATTCGGCCTTTCTCTGTAAAAACTTCACAAACGGTTGCTTGTAATCGGTAATTGCCTTCCACATAGCATCAAGGGTCTCTTTTTTCATACGATTGATTTCAAGCGGTTCTTTCAAAACAGAATCCCATTTACGGTGCTTATATTTTTGTAAACGAAATCCAGCTAGATGATTGAGTGTTTGCCCAAATAAATCTGAATTAGCATTCCACGCCTTGTCAATCTGTGCTGCAACATGTTCGCGAACAGAGCGATCGGGATTGCTTAATTTATTGGACGCCTGGCCGACTGAATAGGACTTGTGCTCCCCATCTATTTCAAGTTCAACACTCATATTTCCAACTAACGCATCATACATTTGACTCCAACCATGATAGCCATCTACAGCTAAATCATTCATTAATACTTCTTGATCTACAGATAGTTGTTCTTTAGCTTTGTTTCTATTCTCATTTAATACAAACGAAACCTCGTTAAGTGTCGAGTGTGTTAAAAGTTCATCCCATTTTCCATCATCTATTTGCACTAATTTTTGATCAAGATTCGTACGGATTGCATCCATTTCCGCTTTAAGCTCACTGCGCTTCCCAACTAACATACTAGCCTTTGCGTCTTTTACATCTTGCGCACTCAAACAGCTTATGTAAGCAAACGCTTCCCGTAATTTTTTCATCGTAACCTCAAATCGATCAACAATAGCAACCAACGTGTCTGCACTGACACTAGTCGGATTAAATTGTTGTACGGAATCTAAAAGTTGTTCCATTGAAGCCTTAATCTCTTGCAAATAGGAGTCGAACTGTTTTGAGTTACTACCACCCTTGAAAATAATATCTAAATCCCATGTTAGTTCATACGTTTTTTCCATACAATCTCTCCTCGTGTAAATAAAAATTCTAATTCTATTATAACGATGATTTTGAATAGTTACACCATTTTTTATTTAAATGTTGCTCCAGTTTCCGGATGTGCATATATGTTCACCTTTCCAAAATCGCGGGTAGTGATTGTATAAACGTGTTTTAAGGGACTTCCAAGAACTTTGTATTCGAGTCCATTAAATTTAGAGGGCCTAAGGAATCCTTTTTCATTGCCTTTGACAGGACTTCTATCTAATGGATACACGCGCCATGAACCAGCACTTTCAGGTAGTCTTAGAATTTTCGCTGACTTAGCTTGCAACTTTTCATCCTTTACGCTTGGCAAAAAATAATCGTTTCCAGTGAACAAACAAAATCCTTTCACTACCGCTTCAGCATAGGTTTCCCACTGTGTTTGTAACTGACGAATATCATCCTTTTTTGAATCAGCAAAACCATACTCAATAATCGATGTTGTGACCGTTCCTGTATTTCTGTTCATGAAATAAAAATCCAGGTTAGAATTCACTGGCAACTTCCGAGTGAAAACTCGTCTAATATTCTGTCCAGCAGCTTTCATTTCCGCTGCTATTTTACTAGACATTTCTTTCCCACCATATATAGAGTGAATAATTTCAGCCCCATCTCCACCGCCAGCATTTATATGGTTGGAGTGGCAAAACGTCGCCCCGCTATTGCGTACAATTCGTGTTCTCACTTCTGGTGTAAGTGTTACATCTGATTGCCTTGTTAATGAAACGGGTATTCCTAATTGCTTATACCGATTGTACTGGTATAAAGATATCTTCAAATTTAAATCCTTTTCCTTCCAAAATCTGTTTGACCCACCGCCAGGATCCTTTCCCCCATGTCCTGGATCAATAATTAGTAATGGCTTCATCTCAATTTCCTCCTTTAATAAGTTCTACCTCTACAATCGATAGTTCTTAAAAAAAGGTGGCAGAAGTTTTTAAATGCACAACAGATATATGCTCTCGAGCACTCTCTAAAATCAATGTATCGGAATATTATTTTCTACAGCTTTCTTTAACGCTTGTTGCATATAACCCATGCCATTGTAAGCTTCAAGCGGAAACTTCATAGGCATCCTATCATCAAAGCTACCTTCTATTACCTTTTTATATTTTTTACCTGTCAAAATGATAAGTTCTTCAACTTGATCAAGGCGTTTTGCCTTCACTTGATGTTGTAATCGCTCAAGCGTGATAATTTCCTTCTCTTTTTGATTAAATGTCACATCATAATTCTCATCAACTATATCCTCTGGCATTAAAAAGCCGTGTTTTGCCGACAAAACTACCCATTGATCGGTAAACTGCAATGCGTAGTTACGGCATAATGTATGGAATGTTCCAATGTACGTATCCTTAACTTGTGTAGCACCTCGATTTGGCTCCTTATCCCATATTTTCTTTTTCCCACATGGGATAATACATAATTGGCTCATAATTTTCACCTCTACTGTACAATCTTATTAGATACATCGTACCACTTTTCATGTTCTTGTTTATTTAAAAATGAACAGGGTAGATTAATACTAGCTGCTATTAATAAATTACTTGACAACACATTCTAATCATTATATACTAGGTATCGAAAAGTAACCAACACACAATTAATAACATGGAGGTAATTGAAATGGCAAAAGTAAATTGGAACGTTGATACAGCACACAGTTCATTAGAATTCGTAGTTAAACATATGATGATTTCAAAGGCAAAAGGTGCATTTAACGACTTTGAAGCGGTAATCGAAGCCGACCCAGACAATCTTGAAGATGCAAAAGTTGAATTTACTGTAGACATCAATAGTATTGATACTCGCAAGAAAGATCGTGATGATCACTTACGTTCAGCAGACTTTTTTGATGCAGAAAATCATCCAAAAATGACATTTGTAGCTACTGATATTAAAAAGAAATCTGGTAACAATTACGATGTGACTGGTGACTTAACTATCAAAGGAACAAAGAATCTTGTGACATTTGACGTTGAATATGAAGGTTCTGGAAAAGATCCATGGGGTAACGAAGTAGCTGGTTTCAGTGGTTCAACTAAAATTAGCCGTAAAGAATTTGGCCTTACCTGGAACGCTGCACTTGAAACTGGTGGCGTAATGGTAGGAGACGAAGTAAAAATTAATATCGAAATTGAAGCGATTAAACAAGCATAAGTGCTGTTAGAAGCATGAAAGGCTCTACTTTTTAAAAAGTAGAGCCTTTTTATATTTTCTAATTCCTGTTTGAATATAGTAGTTTTGAGGTAATGATTAAATAGGGTCAAAATATCCAAATTTTAGCATAGCTTTAGAGTTATACGCATGATTTTTTGTAACAGTGAAAAGCTATCATGATAGTAGCAATATTTTTTGAAAAAGAGGAGGTAACATTGTGCCGTTAAATGTCGCGCAAAAATTAATCAAGGATCACTTGGTTTCAGGAACAATTGAAAAAGGTGAAGAAATTGGACTTAAAATTGATCAAACGTTAACACAGGATGCAACTGGAACAATGGTTATGCTGGAGCTTGAAGCAATGGGATTAGACTATGCCAAAACTGAAGCTTCTGCACAATATGTTGATCACAACTTAATTCAGGTCGACAGTAAAAACCCTGATGACCATTTATTTCTAGAAAGTGCTACACGTCGGTTTGGAATGTATTATAGCCGTCCTGGAAACGGGGTAAGTCATCCAATCCACATGCAACGCTTAGCAAAGCCTGGAAAGACGTTACTTGGCTCTGATAGTCATACATGTGCGAATGGCTGTATGGGAATGCTCGCAATTGGAGCCGGTGGTATTGATGTCGCAATGGCAATTACAGGTGAACCAATTTACATTAAGATGCCTGAAGTTATGGGAGTTGAGATAACTGGTAAGCTTCCTGATTGGGTTAGTGCAAAAGACGTTATTTTTGAATTGTTACGCCGTTATGATGTAAAAGGTGGCGTAGGTAAAATTATTGAGTACTATGGATCTGGCCTTGACAACTTATCTGCAATGGATCGTCATGTTATCGCAAACATGGGGGCTGAGCTTGGAGCAACCGCTACTGTATTCCCATCTGATAAGGAAGTCAAACGTTTTTTAAAACAACAAAACCGTGCAGACGACTGGATTGAGCTGAAGGCAGACAAAGGGGCAACATATGATCTTCATGATACAATAAACCTTTCCGAATTAGTGCCGTTAGTAGCAAAACCTTCTAGTCCAGGTAATGTTGTCCCTGCAAGCGAACTAAAGGATACGCCAATTTATCAATCGTACATCGGATCTTCAGCAAATCCAGGATTTCGTGATTTTGCTATAGCAGCTGAAATTGTAAAAGATCGCCAAATAGCTGATAGTTTATCATTTGACATCAATCCAACCTCAAGACAAATGCTCACAAACCTTGTAAAAGAAATGCATATCGCAAGTCTATTGCAAGCTGGAGCTCGTCTCCACCAAGCAGGTTGTAATGGATGTATTGGTATGGGACAAGCGCCTGCAACTGGTAGAAATAGTCTACGTACAACACCACGTAACTTCCCAGGCCGATCAGGTACAAAAGAAGATAGTGTTTACTTATGTAGTCCAGAAACAGCCGCAGCGTCAGCCTTGACTGGGAAAATCACCGACCCACGAACACTTGATTTTAACTATCCCAAAATCAAGGATCCAGACGAATCAACCGTGGATGACCGTTTATTAGATAAGCCATTATCTTATGATGATGCACAAAAAACAGAACTTGTGAAAGGTCCAAATATCGTTTCCATTCCAGAAATGGACGCATTGCCAAACGAGCTAAAAATTCCAATTTTACTAAGTGTTGGCGATAACATGTCTACAGATGGAATACTAGCTGGTGGGGCTCGCGTGTTACCATTCCGTAGTAATCTTCCAGAAATCAGTAAGTTTACATTTGAAGCAATTGACCCAACCTATTATGATCGCGGAATGAAAAGTAAGGATACTGGAGGCCACGCTATCATAGGCGGATATAACTATGGTCAAGGTTCAAGCCGCGAACATGCAGCACTTGCTCCTAGGTACCTAGGGCTCCGCGTTGTCATCGTTAAAGATTTCGCCCGCATCCATTGGCAAAACCTTGTCAACTTTGGCGTCGTTCCATTGGTATTCACAGATGAAGAGGATTTCAATATGTTGACTCAGGGAGATATCCTAGAATTTACCGACCTGCGGGATAAAATTAAAAATGGCAATGAATTTACTGTAACGATTAAAGGAAAAGAAGGAAAGATTAATGTTCGTCATGCCCTTTCCGAACGCCAAGTTAACATCGTTTTGCACGGTGGACTAATTAACTGGATCCGTCAGAAACAAACATGATGATTTTAAAGCCTCGTAAAGGCAAGTAGTTCACTTACCTTGGAGAAAGTATCAACTAGCAGATAGTTTTAATAACAACATCATTTACCAGTTTAAAGTCCTTCATCGGTATGATGAAGGACTTTTCTTCTGCGTTTCCGCGTTCTTTTGACCTTCATCGGCTTGATGAAGGTCTTTTCCTCTGCATTTCCATGTTCTTTTGTTCTTCATTGGCTTGATGAAGGTCTTTTCCTCTGCATTTTCATGTTCTTTTGATCTTCTTCAGCCTGATGAAGGACTTTTTCACTGCGTTACTTATCGTAATGGCTCGTTTTTTTAAACTATGACCTTCTCTTCATCAACCATAAGAAATACGGTGCTCCTATAATCGCGACGATAATTCCTGATGGGATTTCATTTGGTGCTAATAACGTACGACTAAATAAGTCAGCAACTAATAATAACAACCCACCAATTAATAGCGTGACAGGCAATAAACGTCGATTAGAAGGCCCTACTATTAGCCGCGCTACATGCGGTGCTATTAACCCGATAAAGCCAATCGCACCAACAGCAGCTACACTAAATGCCGCCAAAATTGTTGCTAAAAATGCTAACTGGAACCGTGAAGACATTACTCGCAAACCAAGTCCTTTTGCAGTATCGTCACCTAAAGATAAGGTATCCAATATCGAAATCCTTAGTCCAATCAATGGAAAAATAATTACGATAGGCCACAGTAAATAATGAGTAAACTCTGTCCATCCTTTGGCATACGTTGTTCCTGATAACCAAGTTAACGCTGCAGCAACACCTAAATCAGATTGAACAACGAGAATCTGGATAATCGCCGATCCAAATGCTGACACACCAATTCCAAGCAACGCCAAAATCGTTGGCTGAAATTTTGCCCGAATCGCAAGCAGCATAACCACCATAAAGAATACAAATGAACCAACCATTGCGCCAATCGGTATCCAGAATGCTGACACACCAAACACGAACATCGTTAGCAATGCGCCGACTCCTGCCCCGGACGTAATTCCAATTACAGAAGGATCAGCCAATGGGTTCCGCAAGACACCTTGAAAAATTAAACCACTTACCGCTAATATCATTCCACTTGTTAGGGCAACAATCGCGCGTGGTAACCGCAAATCTAGAACTAAATTTTTCATAAAATCATTTGTATCACCAAAGAAAGCTTGGTACATAAGGACAGGTTCGAATCCATAATTACCAGAAGCTAGATTTACAAACAACACGATGACAATTAATCCGGCCAAAATTGGCAGAATAACCCTGAGTGGCATCCCCGCTGTCATCTTTCCAGCGATCACAGATGTATTTTCTTCCCCGTATTGTGTTTTTTTCATCCGTAAAACTAACCAAATTAACCATGGGGCGCCAATTAATGCCGTTATCGCACCGACTGGTAATTCCGAGAATGAAGGGTCTATGATTCTTGCCAAAATATCGGCCATCAATAGAACGTTTCCCCCCCAAATGAATGAGGCAATTACAAGTGGGACATGCTTCCGGTACCCAATAAGCTTAATGATATGTGGTGCCACTAGCCCGACAAACCCAATTGGACCAACAACACTTACCGTTACAGACGTTAACAAAACCGCAGCTACAACGGAAGTAAATTTAACAACATTCACATTCTGTCCTAAAGCAATTGCCACATCATCGCCGAGTGTTAAGGTATCTAGCTTAAATGACAGTGCTAAAATTACAACAAAACCTACAATTACAAACGGATAGGAAAATTGCACACCGCTCCAGTCATTTTGGATCAATGTCCCAGATCCCCAGAGAAACAATCCAGCTGTTTCATTTTCATAAAAAATTTGCAGAACACTTGTCAAAGAGGAGAATAAAAATGTGACAATCATTCCAGCCAAAACCATTCGAACTGGAGATGCCCTATTTCCTCCAGATAAAATAAACACGATTAAAAAAGTCCCTATTCCACCTAGGAAAGCAACAACAACCCCATTACCAAAAAGAGCAACTGGAAAAAAGACAGTACTAGCTACTACTGCAAAATACGTTCCAGAATGGATACCCAGTGTACTTGCAGAGGACAACGGGTTTTTTGTCACAGTTTGCAAGACAACCCCCGCAACCGCTAGTGCTCCACCAGCAAGGATTCCCATCATAGCACGTGGCAACCTGAGAATCCGAACCGTGTGATGTGCTAAAGTATCAGTTGGCTTTAAAATAGCATCAATGACCGTTGCTGCTGGTATCGATACATTTCCTTGATTAATATGTATAAACGTTAAGAGGAATAAAAGCGCGGTCCCACCCCCAAAGGTAAGAACCGCTACTATTGATTTTTGTAATGTCGTACGCATACGATTACTCTTCTACCATTGCATCAACTAACTGTTCGGTTAATACATGGGCAGATAAAATACCGCCAAATGTCCATGTATCCCCTGGAAGCTGATGTGTATTTCCATTTTTAACAAAACTTAGATTTTCCCAAACTGGGTTACCTTTAAGCTGATTCTCAAAAATATTGTCATCCTCCTGGACAATGTACAAGAATTGCAACTCTTCTTCTTGGAAATTTTGTAATGCTTCAATCGTTACTTCACTATATCCATATGGTTCAAGCTTATCTGATTCATAGGCATTTTCAAAGCTTAGTCGTTCCATGATTTGAGATACGATAGAATTGCCCGTAAACATTCGAATTATCGGTGTGTTTTGCGCTGAATATGCTTGTGTTGCAATATATTTCGATCCTTCTAATCCTGCATCCTTTACGCGTTTCGCTTGGTCATCAATAAATCCTTCTAAATCAGAAATCGCAAGTTCCGCCTCTTCTGTTTTATCAACTATCGTAGCGACTTTTTTGAACTCTTCTTTCATGTTTTTATACTGATTTTTCGTTGCTTCTTCTGAATATGGCGCGAACGTTACAACTGGTGCAATATCTTTTAGATTATCTAAAATGTCTTCATGTCTATATTTAACTGCGATGATCAGATCAGGGTTTAATCGTGAAATAGCCTCTAGGTTAGGTTCCTGACGAGTTCCAACATCTTTCACACTTTTTGCTAGCTTTTCGTCTACATTAATCCACTTGTTATAGCCATCTAAATCAGCCACACCAGTAGGTTGGATACCTAAAGCTAATAAATCTTCCGCATATGACCATTCCAAAACTACAATATTTTTTGGTGTCCCCTTAATGGTTTGAGTCCCCATTGCATCCTCAATTTTGATTTCACGATCTGTCGTATTTTCATCCTTACTTTTAGTATCCTCTTTACTTGGATCATTACATGCCGCCAAGAGTGTCAAAACAAGTATGCATGCCAGTATTATTGCTTTTTTCATATGTATTCCTCCCCATTAATTATTAATCCACTCGATCGCATTTTGTATGGAAGTGCGATTTTTTGCTTTTGGTACTTTGTTAGGATACCCAATTTGTACAACAGCGATTAGTTTATGGGTATCAGGCGATAAACCTATATCTCTGATAAATACTTTATCCAATAAAGTTTCCTTAGCTGTCCACATGGTTCCAATACCGAGATTCCATGCCGCCAATTGAAAGTTTTGGATAAAGGCACATACAGCTGCATAATTCTCGTCATCTATGTATCCTCCACCATCTTCCTTTTCCATATAAAACAAAGCGTGATGTGGTACTGACCTGA contains:
- a CDS encoding M3 family oligoendopeptidase, translating into MEKTYELTWDLDIIFKGGSNSKQFDSYLQEIKASMEQLLDSVQQFNPTSVSADTLVAIVDRFEVTMKKLREAFAYISCLSAQDVKDAKASMLVGKRSELKAEMDAIRTNLDQKLVQIDDGKWDELLTHSTLNEVSFVLNENRNKAKEQLSVDQEVLMNDLAVDGYHGWSQMYDALVGNMSVELEIDGEHKSYSVGQASNKLSNPDRSVREHVAAQIDKAWNANSDLFGQTLNHLAGFRLQKYKHRKWDSVLKEPLEINRMKKETLDAMWKAITDYKQPFVKFLQRKAELLGREKLSMFDIGAPLSDSVTTNTFSEGADFIVKHFRTFSPKMADFAQMAFDKRWIEAEDRAGKRPGGFCTSFPDSEQTRIFMTYSGTSSNVATLAHELGHAYHQHVMNDIHGLNQGYAMNVAETASTFAEMIVADASVKHAKDAKEKLSLLEDKVQRGVAFFMNIHARFLFENRFYEEREQGMVSVKRLNELMVEAQKEAYCDAIDDYDENFWASKLHFHITGVPFYNFPYTFGYLFSLGLYANALESDEDFEDDYIALLRDTGQMNVEDLAAKHLNIDLTKPDFWENAMKLCVKDVEEFLELS
- a CDS encoding N-acetylmuramoyl-L-alanine amidase translates to MKPLLIIDPGHGGKDPGGGSNRFWKEKDLNLKISLYQYNRYKQLGIPVSLTRQSDVTLTPEVRTRIVRNSGATFCHSNHINAGGGDGAEIIHSIYGGKEMSSKIAAEMKAAGQNIRRVFTRKLPVNSNLDFYFMNRNTGTVTTSIIEYGFADSKKDDIRQLQTQWETYAEAVVKGFCLFTGNDYFLPSVKDEKLQAKSAKILRLPESAGSWRVYPLDRSPVKGNEKGFLRPSKFNGLEYKVLGSPLKHVYTITTRDFGKVNIYAHPETGATFK
- a CDS encoding DUF6884 domain-containing protein, which gives rise to MSQLCIIPCGKKKIWDKEPNRGATQVKDTYIGTFHTLCRNYALQFTDQWVVLSAKHGFLMPEDIVDENYDVTFNQKEKEIITLERLQHQVKAKRLDQVEELIILTGKKYKKVIEGSFDDRMPMKFPLEAYNGMGYMQQALKKAVENNIPIH
- a CDS encoding YceI family protein, which codes for MAKVNWNVDTAHSSLEFVVKHMMISKAKGAFNDFEAVIEADPDNLEDAKVEFTVDINSIDTRKKDRDDHLRSADFFDAENHPKMTFVATDIKKKSGNNYDVTGDLTIKGTKNLVTFDVEYEGSGKDPWGNEVAGFSGSTKISRKEFGLTWNAALETGGVMVGDEVKINIEIEAIKQA
- a CDS encoding aconitate hydratase — encoded protein: MPLNVAQKLIKDHLVSGTIEKGEEIGLKIDQTLTQDATGTMVMLELEAMGLDYAKTEASAQYVDHNLIQVDSKNPDDHLFLESATRRFGMYYSRPGNGVSHPIHMQRLAKPGKTLLGSDSHTCANGCMGMLAIGAGGIDVAMAITGEPIYIKMPEVMGVEITGKLPDWVSAKDVIFELLRRYDVKGGVGKIIEYYGSGLDNLSAMDRHVIANMGAELGATATVFPSDKEVKRFLKQQNRADDWIELKADKGATYDLHDTINLSELVPLVAKPSSPGNVVPASELKDTPIYQSYIGSSANPGFRDFAIAAEIVKDRQIADSLSFDINPTSRQMLTNLVKEMHIASLLQAGARLHQAGCNGCIGMGQAPATGRNSLRTTPRNFPGRSGTKEDSVYLCSPETAAASALTGKITDPRTLDFNYPKIKDPDESTVDDRLLDKPLSYDDAQKTELVKGPNIVSIPEMDALPNELKIPILLSVGDNMSTDGILAGGARVLPFRSNLPEISKFTFEAIDPTYYDRGMKSKDTGGHAIIGGYNYGQGSSREHAALAPRYLGLRVVIVKDFARIHWQNLVNFGVVPLVFTDEEDFNMLTQGDILEFTDLRDKIKNGNEFTVTIKGKEGKINVRHALSERQVNIVLHGGLINWIRQKQT
- a CDS encoding iron ABC transporter permease, with translation MRTTLQKSIVAVLTFGGGTALLFLLTFIHINQGNVSIPAATVIDAILKPTDTLAHHTVRILRLPRAMMGILAGGALAVAGVVLQTVTKNPLSSASTLGIHSGTYFAVVASTVFFPVALFGNGVVVAFLGGIGTFLIVFILSGGNRASPVRMVLAGMIVTFLFSSLTSVLQIFYENETAGLFLWGSGTLIQNDWSGVQFSYPFVIVGFVVILALSFKLDTLTLGDDVAIALGQNVNVVKFTSVVAAVLLTSVTVSVVGPIGFVGLVAPHIIKLIGYRKHVPLVIASFIWGGNVLLMADILARIIDPSFSELPVGAITALIGAPWLIWLVLRMKKTQYGEENTSVIAGKMTAGMPLRVILPILAGLIVIVLFVNLASGNYGFEPVLMYQAFFGDTNDFMKNLVLDLRLPRAIVALTSGMILAVSGLIFQGVLRNPLADPSVIGITSGAGVGALLTMFVFGVSAFWIPIGAMVGSFVFFMVVMLLAIRAKFQPTILALLGIGVSAFGSAIIQILVVQSDLGVAAALTWLSGTTYAKGWTEFTHYLLWPIVIIFPLIGLRISILDTLSLGDDTAKGLGLRVMSSRFQLAFLATILAAFSVAAVGAIGFIGLIAPHVARLIVGPSNRRLLPVTLLIGGLLLLVADLFSRTLLAPNEIPSGIIVAIIGAPYFLWLMKRRS
- a CDS encoding ABC transporter substrate-binding protein; this translates as MKKAIILACILVLTLLAACNDPSKEDTKSKDENTTDREIKIEDAMGTQTIKGTPKNIVVLEWSYAEDLLALGIQPTGVADLDGYNKWINVDEKLAKSVKDVGTRQEPNLEAISRLNPDLIIAVKYRHEDILDNLKDIAPVVTFAPYSEEATKNQYKNMKEEFKKVATIVDKTEEAELAISDLEGFIDDQAKRVKDAGLEGSKYIATQAYSAQNTPIIRMFTGNSIVSQIMERLSFENAYESDKLEPYGYSEVTIEALQNFQEEELQFLYIVQEDDNIFENQLKGNPVWENLSFVKNGNTHQLPGDTWTFGGILSAHVLTEQLVDAMVEE
- a CDS encoding nitroreductase family protein, translated to MQSRRTILDYKPDKIERHTLLELFRLASYAPNHHMKEPWMIKLYEDEARSSFGEKIVDSYIRLGLLKTLDEKKLQKARVSYDKFFRSVPHHALFYMEKEDGGGYIDDENYAAVCAFIQNFQLAAWNLGIGTMWTAKETLLDKVFIRDIGLSPDTHKLIAVVQIGYPNKVPKAKNRTSIQNAIEWINN